Sequence from the Papilio machaon chromosome 26, ilPapMach1.1, whole genome shotgun sequence genome:
GGCGCAGTTCTACAACGGCTACTTTGCTAACGGCGCCTACGTCGCGCCCGCAGCCCTAGCGACCCCGTACGCGTCCACCCTGGTAGCGCCCGCTGGACTCGCGGCTACATACTCGCCCGCCGTGCTGCCTTACGCTGCGCCTGCTCACTTCATCAAGAAGCgttccgcctccgcctccccCCAACTGCTCGCCGCGCCCCTCGCCTCCACCTACATTGCTCCCGCGCCCCTCGCATCCACCTACGTCGCCTCCACACCTCTCGGTACCACTTACTCCGCGCCCATCTACTCCAGTGCGGCCTACTATCCCACCTTCAGCACTGGATTCCCTTTCATCaagaagtaatttaaatttctacaaCTAAAAAGACTCCTTAAGAAAATAGACCCTCCATTCGGGTTTTCATACAAACAAAtgcaatgtttaaaaactgtattttaaaattctacgGAGTGCCATagcaattttgtattaaataaatgcataCTTATAGTTAAattgtcttttaaatttagaactaCTATCCTCTCACAATAAAAGGTTCTTGATTAATTCAATCAAGGACAGCTTAAAACAACAACAGCGTAATCACACCCGTAACTACACACAGATAGATGGACGTCGGTTTCGGATGATATTAATACGGGCGGTATTCTTGAGTATTTTAATAAGGACGGTATAACTACTTTTGGTACGGCCCCGACCACTCTGACTGACTCATAAATTTCTTTGTCTATCTCCTTTAATTCATCCTTACAACGTGTCTGAACCATCTCAGCATCATTTTCGACTCTACTCACAACATCCTTTTTTAAACCTCATTCTTCCTTAAACTATTTCATATCCTATCGCTCACAGCCACTCCTATAATACTACTCAAAGATCGCATTTCCACTGCATTAATTTCTTTCTTATATCCTCGTCGTGCCATAACTAAGTCtcacttaaattaaataaagttattaaccAGACTAGTTAGAGCCCAAAATCAGCAATTCTTCTTGGGCTGTTCTTGACTTTACCATTTACTGATAACATgtgttttaacaatataattctTATTAGCATAGAGAACTAATGAATTTTGATAAGCTGTTAAAGTTCAAAacattctcgtgtcacaatgttagttaccatactccttctaaacggcttgaccgatttttatgtaattttatatacatatattcagtaggtctgagaatcggctactacatatttttcataccccttttgaaagttttttaattgcgcgcggacggagtcgcgggtgacagctagtaacgaTATAAAGAAGAGCCAATCTCACGATATGATAGGCTTTACATCAGtttaaaaagtgaaatttttgGTAATGTGAGGTTATATTAATGTACAAgtcacacagaagacaggcgtgaagtggaagtaattccgcgtttcatctgatCAGTGTGTATGCCAAATTCCAGACTTTCTCCCTTTCTCATCCTGTTCTTATAAGGATGATTTTGGAAAGGGAAATGAATCTCGCCGGGGAGGGGACGTATATACGTACGTGCGTACGTAAGAAATTTCCCCTTTCTTTACACGTTTAACCATGCCATAAACTGATGGAAAAATTGACCCTGAAAACTTGTTCAAATCCTTTGTTGAACGAAGATacgaatttttgaaaaaaaatgtatacaagCCATATTGTCTAAATGCTCAACGCCCAATGGTAAAATGagatatcgacgctggaaagcataaatactgtaacccttgaaatcgcgaatatgtttttcacacgtcaataatttcaaccattatcaaacgataatgattttattataggttagcacaaactacacaacattgctaaataccgcatgcttggaggcgtatcagctcacgagttatgattttttggctctcctgtaaagttcatactttcggggttacagcgtttatgctttccagcgtcgatataagTTGATAGTATACGTACCGACAAAAACCTTCAACGCAAAATTTCTGGTCTTTAGGCCTCTTATCTAAGCTCTTATCCCTCTTAGATGGGATCGGTTAAAGAggtttataaaccttaatgaTAAATTATGACGGACGGCCACCAGCCTGTCGCCAAGTGTGCGCCTTATCTAAGGAGTGaaatatattagaagataCACTCTTCATTATAATGCTTTGCaggataaatttgaaaaaagctCTAAACACGTATACTATATGTagttaattactagctgtgcccgcgacttcatccacGTTAAATGACGGACGGCCACCAGCCTGTCGCCAAGTGTGCGCCTTATCTAAGGAGTGaaatatattagaagataCACTCTTCATTATAATGCTTTCCaggataaatttgaaaaaagctCTAAACACGTATACTATATGTagttaattactagctgtgcccgcgacttcatccacGTTAAATACTGTCTTCGGTAgcctttttaattacttaggCTAATTAATAgacttgtaattaaaaaaaaattacaacaaaacatgttaaacttacaaaacattcacataaatcTTACATAT
This genomic interval carries:
- the LOC106712909 gene encoding larval/pupal cuticle protein H1C, producing the protein MFKFVVLSALVCAAVAEPGVFLAPSTYAATIPAPVTSTYVQHSSAIYPAAVPSIYSGLSYPHYIKKREAQFYNGYFANGAYVAPAALATPYASTLVAPAGLAATYSPAVLPYAAPAHFIKKRSASASPQLLAAPLASTYIAPAPLASTYVASTPLGTTYSAPIYSSAAYYPTFSTGFPFIKK